One genomic segment of Vulpes vulpes isolate BD-2025 chromosome 2, VulVul3, whole genome shotgun sequence includes these proteins:
- the LOC112918021 gene encoding uncharacterized protein, producing the protein MVNSCCGSVCSEQGCGQETCCRPTCCQTTCCRTTCCRPSCCVSSCCRPSCCGSSGCGSSCCRPSCCISSCCRPTCCQTTCCRTTCCHPSCCVSSCCRPSCSSSSCCGSSCCRPSCCISSCCRPSCSSSSCCGSSCCRPSCCVSSCCRPTCCQTTCCRTTCCRPSCCVSSCCRPSCCGSSGCGSSCCRPSCCISSCCRPTCCQTTCCRTTCCRPSCSVSSCCRPSCC; encoded by the coding sequence ATGGTCAACTCCTGTTGTGGCTCCGTCTGCTCTGAGCAGGGCTGTGGCCAGGAGACCTGCTGCCGCCCCACCTGCTGCCAGACCACCTGCTGCAGGACCACCTGCTGCCGCCCCAgctgctgtgtgtccagctgctgccGCCCCTCCTGCTGTGGTTCCAGCGgctgtggctccagctgctgcAGGCCCAGCTGCTGCATCTCTAGCTGTTGCCGCCCCACCTGCTGCCAGACCACCTGCTGCAGGACCACCTGCTGCCACCCCAgctgctgtgtgtccagctgctgccGCCCCTCCTGCTCTAGTTCCAGctgctgtggctccagctgctgcCGCCCCTCCTGCTGCATCTCTAGCTGCTGCCGCCCCTCCTGCTCTAGTTCCAGCTGCTGTGGCTCTAGCTGCTGCAGGCCCAgctgctgtgtgtccagctgctgccgccccacctgctgccagaccacctgctgcaggaccacctgctgccgccccagctgctgtgtgtccagctgctgccGCCCCTCCTGCTGTGGTTCCAGCGGCTGTGGCTCCAGCTGTTGCAGGCCCAGCTGCTGCATCTCTAGCTGCTGCCGCCCCACCTGCTGCCAGACCACCTGCTGCAGGACCACCTGCTGCCGCCCCAGCTGCTCTGTGTCCAGCTGCTGTCGCCCCAGCTGTTGCTAG
- the LOC140597751 gene encoding uncharacterized protein yields MVNSCCGSVCSEQGCGQETCCRPTCCQTTCCRTTCCRPSCCVSSCCRPSCCGSSGCGSSCCRPSCCVPSCCRPTCCQTTCCRTTCCRPSCCVSSCCRPSCCGSSGCGSSCCRPSCCISSCCRPTCCQTTCCRTTCCRPSCCVSSCCRPSCSSSSCCGSSCCRPSCCISSCCRPSCSSSSCCGSSCCRPSCCVPSCCRPTCCQTTCCRTTCCRPSCCVSSCCRPSCCGSSGCGSSCCRPSCCISSCCRPTCCQTTCCRTTFCRPSCSVSSCCRPSCC; encoded by the coding sequence ATGGTCAACTCCTGTTGTGGCTCCGTCTGCTCTGAGCAGGGCTGTGGCCAGGAGACCTGCTGCCGCCCCACCTGCTGCCAGACCACCTGCTGCAGGACCACCTGCTGCCGCCCCAgctgctgtgtgtccagctgctgccGCCCCTCCTGCTGTGGTTCCAGTGGCTGTGGCTCCAGCTGTTGCAGGCCCAGCTGCTGTGTGCCCAGCTGCTGCCGCCCCACCTGCTGCCAGACCACCTGCTGCAGGACCACCTGCTGCCGCCCCAgctgctgtgtgtccagctgctgccGCCCCTCCTGCTGTGGTTCCAGTGGCTGTGGCTCCAGCTGTTGCAGGCCCAGCTGCTGCATCTCTAGCTGCTGCCGCCCCACCTGCTGCCAGACCACCTGCTGCAGGACCACCTGCTGCCGCCCCAgctgctgtgtgtccagctgctgccGCCCCTCCTGCTCTAGTTCCAGctgctgtggctccagctgctgcCGCCCCTCCTGCTGCATCTCTAGCTGCTGCCGCCCCTCCTGCTCTAGTTCCAGCTGCTGTGGCTCTAGCTGCTGCAGGCCCAGCTGCTGTGTGCCCAGCTGCTGCCGCCCCACCTGCTGCCAGACCACCTGCTGCAGGACCACCTGCTGCCGCCCCAgctgctgtgtgtccagctgctgccGCCCCTCCTGCTGTGGTTCCAGTGGCTGTGGCTCCAGCTGTTGCAGGCCCAGCTGCTGCATCTCTAGCTGCTGCCGCCCCACCTGCTGCCAGACCACCTGCTGCAGGACCACCTTCTGCCGCCCCAGCTGCTCTGTGTCCAGCTGCTGTCGCCCCAGCTGTTGCTAG